Part of the Cryptococcus neoformans var. grubii H99 chromosome 2, complete sequence genome is shown below.
CCAGACAATCCGTCATAGTATTGGTGCAAACCCCACCCACAGCATCCCAAAGTCGGACATGCTTATCTTTGGAACTGACCAAGACGTTAGCCACTTCACAAATTCacaagaaggcaaagatcACGCACCCAGACGCAATGGTGTTTCCTGTGGAATCATACGCGATAGCCAATGTACTCTGGCTGTGACCCGAGAACGTACGCAGTTGTTTGCCAGTTTCTATATCCCATGATCGCAAAATTCGATCATAAGATGCGGATACCACCTGGTCCTGTAGCTGATATCAGCCATTATAGCCCTTTAATCTGAAGCGTTTGTGTCTACGCACTTCTCGGTTAGGTCTCCATCTGACATTATACACATCTCCGCCATCGCCTACCAAAACTCCCAGACAGTCGCCCTTGGACGCAGACCACAACCGGATTGTACCATCGCCAGATGAACTAGCAATTGTCTCTCCtgacggagaagaagcgcaACTCCACACCCTGGATGAGTGACCTGAAAGGATATGGCTGAGACTGCCGTCTTCAGTCGAAACTACTCGAAGAGTACAGTCACTAAATACCATGAGCAAGAAAGCTCGCTACCGTAAACCTTAGTATGAAAACTTACCTTGAGCCACTGACCACATATTGAGCGGTTGAGCCTATCAAGTCTACACATTTAACATTCGCCAAGTGCCCTTCTATCAAATGCAGCAGCTTGCTGGGTATTTCTAAAGGTCGATAGTCTTGTAGCAGTCTGTCCACGATGACGAAATCAGATACCATGCTATAACAGGAATTCACGGAGGCTCACGTAGGTATCTTGACGATATCGTCCGTTCTCTTTCCTACTCGCCCCACCTGCCAAGCCGCCGCTTGCTTCAGAAGCGTTCTTAGCCGATCGGGCGGTATGTATCGCCTTTCGTCCACTGTATTTAATGATCAGCATGGAGTTACGTCAACAAATCTAGGAAGGACATACCGCCTCCATCACGCTCCGCATCCATCAGTTCCTTCCAGACTCCTACCAATCTATCTCGTTCAGGCCCAACACCCGCCCAGTCTCGAAAAGTAGGAGCATCATGGACAGTCGATGCTGAGGTAAGATATGATAGAGAATAAAAATCGTACGGAACGGGTTGATAGTGTTCCAGAGCTTTCAACCGTTTCTGAAGCAGATTAAAAGCCTTCTGTGATTCACCTATTGTAGAAAATAAAGGTTAGCGACGGCGGAAGAATTATAATTATAATTATAATTAGAATGGTCACGCACGGTTCTCAACATGTTCAAGAAACTGCTGCCGATAAACAAGGTACAGGAATGCTTTCTGTGTCTGAATTCTCAACAGTCCAGGTCGAGCGATCAGGTTTTCAATCGACCCCCAATCGCCATCTGCGCAATACATCTTCAGATTAAATTACTCATGCAGGTCGTACAGACGCACCTAATATGGCTctctccacatcctctATATGCTCCTTTCTTGTAGAACCATTGGCGCTCCTTCCAAGAACCTGTTCGTCCCATATTCTGGCGGCTTTAGATGCACCCCGAGCTTCAAGATATTGGCCGATCAGAAGATCAATCTCCTGGATACCGAGATGCATGAGTGTTACTTCAAGTTTATAAGAAAATGATCCCACCTGTTCAAAAagcccttcctccaaaACTACATCCTCCAGCTGAGgagccttctccttttgaCGTGCTGTGGTAAGCGAGCGAGACTCGGCGGTGAGTGAATGCTGTCGAGACGGTCCCGCTGCGTTGGTTTGTCCTCCGCTTGACATTTTTGGGCGATGAACAGCGATTTTGGAGTTGCAAGTGCTTGTATCGATATCACTTCAAATCGCTCAACTGGCAGGTAAATGTCGAAGATAAAGCCAAAGGGTGTCTATTATCTCTTTCGTTTAACCGATTACCTCGAATCTCCCTCCGTCTCCTACATTTCCCTCCGCCTGTGCACCTCAAATCCTCGTTACGTAAGATGTCCACTCACGCCTTGCGCACCGCTACACTGTAATTCCTGCACCTTCTGTTCTAATGCATGCGCTGATAATCTGTTTCTGCTCATGCAGCCAATGTAGATTTATAGAGTATTCTGGTAGATGGAGAGCCACCTCGATGTTGAGGTGTTATTACTATTGGCTCCTTGCCCAACTATCGCAAACTGGACGTGATTTCCAATAATTGTCAGATGTCAATCGCTTTGGTCCTACAAGATAATGCCCCTTTCTTCTACTCAATTCGTACCATGAGGCAGTGCGCTGCATCATACTACTGAGCCTGCTACTTTCTAAATCATATTCTCTGCTATGTATAACGAAACactcctccatcctcatccttcgttcatcaccaccacctgTTATCGGTGTTTATTAATAATTAAGCGTGTCGGCAGCGACGCCCCCGGAGCTATCAATAACCGGGCCGATGAAATTGGAATTCATTACTCTTTTTTCGTCGTTATCTTCCCTCAGCCGAGGTGAGATGATCATTTTACACACATCTAGATACCGGACTTCATCCGTCCCGTTTCCGTTTTCCAATTCATCCCCCATGTCTTCGACTCATTTATTATAGAATACTTAGACCTCTAGATGCCATAGATATACTATAATACATATTAGACAGCCCGACTAGACTCGTATAGTCATCACACTTTCGCCGGCCATGACCTCCACAACTTCTACACCAATCGCAACACCCCTACGCCACACTCATACGGAACCACCTCAATCAGCACCTCTTCAGAATCAAGCTTCCCAGCAACCTCAATCACACTCTATGTCCTCAAAGACATATCCAGATTACGATCCATTTCCCGTCCAACTCAACCTCGTGCGCTCTCTGTCACGATCGCAATCACGACCTCATACATCTCTTCAACGTCCGCCTACCAGGCAAGATGGACTGGACAACATACCGCCTCCTCTACCAGCCTCTTCAATAGAGCTGGATATAAGACTGTCTCGAGATCCCGACGTGGAGAGACAAATGGGTGTAAATGATGGCGATGTCGGACCACCACCGGAGGGAGGTGCTGAGGCTTGGTGCTGTGTCGGCGCTGCTTTCATGGTGTTGTTCTGTATCTTTGGGTTTGGTTTGTCCCCCCTATTCAATCAATACATACCAATGACTGATCATGATCTAAAAGTAACGAGCTTTGGTCAATTGAAAACGTATTATGCAGAAAATCAATTGTCCGAATATTCCCAGTCCGAAATTGCGTGAGTATATTCATCCAGATAACTCCATATTTGAGCTCATGTCTGACCTCAGATGGATTGGAACATTACAGTCATTCTTGACCTTTGCTGGATCCATTTTCTCCGGGAGATACTTTGATTCACATGGTGCACGATCCATCACCATCCTGGGCACCTCACTATCAATAGGAGCCACCATAGGACTTGCATGTGGGTATCTAAATGATAAGCGCATCTTTAGATGTGTTGCTGATCCATTTTAGTCTGTAAGGAGTATTACCAGTTCATCCTTGCTCATGCCCTGTTCGGATTTTCCGGTACCATTATGTACTCACCATCTACCGCTGTTTCAGGTCACTGGTTcatgagaaggaggagcacAGCTGTTGGCATCGTGGTCTGTGGGGCCGGTGCGGGAGGCATTGTGTATCCTGTTGCATTAAAAAAGCTGTTTGAACAATTAAGTATGTGAAAGTGATTCGATTCTACACTCTCGCTAATGACAGTTTCAGGTTTCCGAGACTCAATCCTGATCATCGCAGGCATGAACGCTGTTTTGATGTTTCCTGCGTGGTTCTTTTTGAAAGCCAGGTTACCACCACGAAGACCACCGCCTGTGAGGGAAATGAGGCACCCCTGGAAAGAAGCCCGTTACACTTGCTTGGTTCTCGGATCAGCACTTGTCATGATGAAGTAAGTACTCGTAGGGTTGTCCTTTTCCCCTGGTTGACAGTCGTGCAGCGTCTTTTCACCATACTTTAACGCCCCTATACTCCTCACTTCCAATGATCTTTCGGAAAACCTAGCTTCCTACTCGATTGCTATATTGCAGGCGGGATCTATGATTGGACGAGCTTTGTCAGGCATTCTGGCAGATCTTTTTGGTGTCTGGACGATCTTTGTCATCTCCATTCTTGGCAGCTCCATTTCCGTATACGTTTTCTGGGTGCCGCAATCAATTAACACCGCAACCGCTGTTGTGGGGTTAGTGGCATATGGCGCTTTCAGCGGTGCTTGGATAGCGTTAGTTGCCGCAAGTTGCGGTGCTATTAGCCCAACGAGAGAATTTGGAATGCGACTGGGTATGCTGTGGTCAACAACCTCTGTTCTGTGTTTGGCAGGACCTGTTATCTGCGGCGGTAGGTCTAGACCCTGATAGCAAAGTCCCGGCGCGCTAACGCATACCCTAGTATTGATATCGTCCAACAATGGACAGTTTGAGTATGCCGGCATATTCGTGGGATCAACTCATCTTTTGGGCGCGTTTATTACTGTGGGCCCAAGACTGGTCGAGGTGACTAGGGTTTTTCTTCGTCACTTTTGTGGGAAGTTGGGATCACGTTACGATGCTGAGCAcgaggagaaagatgtAACTGAAAGTGTCAATTAAGTACACGCCAAAatttcatcatctgatCTGATTGATGTTGTAAAGTATTTATATTTTTATTCGTACATTTAGAAGATTTCAAGACCGATTCTTTTATGGATGTATTCTGAAGTCGAAGCAACCCAAAGCTGACATATACGACTTTTATCACAGTATATAACACGAAATCTTATTCAATCAGTGGACATGTTAACTAACCTGTAATGACCGTTTTAATAATTGGGTTTTTATTCTTGGGTCACGCCCTTTGGGATCCTGCTCAAGGTTGCAATGATAGTAGTCCATTTGAGGAAAGCAAGGATGTCGAGGAATGTCATGTAATATTCAATAGCTACGGATACATAAATCATTACATGCTATATGCGCTATAGAAACAAATACACTATATTAGGAACACGCTTTCCTCTATTTATCCTACTCTCCCCCGCTCATATTCCTTTTCCCATATCGATCTTATCTAAGCAAAGTGTTCTACTTGCCCATCATGCTTCTCCTGTTGCACGCTCGATGgttcctcatcgtcatcgaaATGATAGAGAGGCTTGAATGGCGCCCTGGAACGAAGAATGTAATGGTTGAAGTGCCACTTGATGTTCCAGAGCTGGTACTTGGCGTGAACACCAGTGGGAACGGAGAAGACCTGGTCGAGCTCTTCCAAGGTATAGCCTTTGGATTCCTATTGTTTGGTTAGCTATTGCTTGGACAGTTATCCCTTCCGAGGACTTacgggaaggaagaacaaAATAAGAACAAACAAGAGAGCACACCAAGCAGCGCTAAAATTTAGTTGTCAGTAATGGGACGCAAAATAATAGTTCTCAAGAGATACTCACTACCATCCGAAAGCACCCTGAGGAGTAAAGGCAGTGAGTAGCCTCGGGAAAGTCAAAGACACGATGAAATTGAAAAGCCAAGTGGTAGCGGTAGCCAATGACATGCCGACTTCACGGATGTAGAGTGGGTAAACCTCCGCAGAGTACGTAAACGGCACTATTCGACTGGTTAGTGCCATACTCGTGTTGtttcaaaaaaaaaagatacTGACCAGGACCTTCACCGGGCGAATAGGCCATGCAATAAAGATAGATACCCAAAGCGACGCATCCGACTCGAGCCTCCTTGTCCGGGATCCAGAAACAGAAACCCGTGAagagcaaaagaagagacatGATTGGGAAAGTGACCAAGAGAAGAGGTCGACGACCAAACTTATCAATGGTAAGCATACCGGGAATGGCGAAAAGGGCATTGATGAGACCGAAGCCGAAAGAAGCAAGGAGGGCGGAGATCTCGGAGAAACCGGCAGaagtgaagatggaggcGGTGTAATAAACAATGGCGTTGACACTACACTATTGTTAGACCTTTCACTTGGATGAATTACCCTCACTTACCCGCAGAATTGCTGCCCGAACATGACAATGGTAGAGCCGATCATTGCACGCCTGTTACGGCCGACCGAGAAGAGCTCCCAGAAGAGGTTTCGGCCTCGAACAATAGcggcttcctcttcaagcaACACAAAAATGTAGTACAGATCTCGGGCAGCCAAAATCTCGTCACCTCGGAGCCTGAGCATAGACCTATAGGCCTTTTCATATTTGCCCTTGGCCATCAACCATCGAGGAGATTCAGGAAGGTAGAATACTGAATAGCGACGTTACGGTGAGGTTAGTCACGCGACAATGCCTCAGATATGGTATACGAACCTTGTGCCATAACGATAAGAGCAGGGAAACCAGCAGATCCAAGCATAAGACGCCAGTTAAGACCAGTGATATTGGGCGTGTCAGGTACATGGTAGAAGATCAAGTCGGCGACATAACCAAGCATGATACCAAAAGCAGTCCACACTTGCCTAGATTAGATAAGATTAGCGCCAGATTGGGACACCGACGACTACCCACAGCTATACTCACCATTGCATGACAAGACTTCCACGGATCCTCGCTGGAGTACATTCTGCAGCGAACACGGGGACCGTAGCAGACTTGGGACCGATACCAAGACCAAGGAAGAATCTAAAGAGGTGATCAGCATTACAATTTCATAGAGGCACAAAACGGTCTCACCGAGCAATGAAGAGCAACCACCAGTTGTTCATGCACGCTGACCAAATACCTGAGGGTGTCTTTAGTCATTGACTCCTTCACCAGTAACAGTTATTAGGACTTACAAGTaatgaaagagaaaaaggcggtgatgaagatggtacCTCGTCTGAGATGACGTAAGCGAGACTGAAGTAATCCATTTTGATCCCAACTTACCGACCGAAATATTTGTTAAGAGGAGCAGTAAGCCAACAACCAAGAACAGCACAGCATAAGTAGGGAGCTCCGTTGACAAGACCTGTTCAAACATGTTGTCAGTAATGCTACATAAAAGAAGAACTGCGACCAAGTTCACCTTCAAGCCATCTATATGTATCGACAAGAGCAAGTGGTACAGTCAGCAAATGGTAAAAGCGTGAAGTAGGGTGATAGACTCACTCGTGGTTATTGGCATATCTGGGGTCAGGATTGGTAGCACCAATACCAAATTGCTCAGGGTAGAAGAGCTGAGCACCTGAAATGACCGATTCATCCATACCTtggacagcagcagcgacTGAACAAGCGATGACAAGGTTGTACAGGGTTTTGGTCTGAGAATACGGGTGAGTGATCTCGCGCCTGAGCTTTGCCTTATCGTCCTCAGTAAGGATTGACATCTTCTCGAAAGCATTCGGTCGTTTGGCCACAAGACCACCCTTGCGGAAAGCTTCCACAGGAAGGTTGTTCGCGGCGGCAAACGCAGCAGCATTGTCCATGACCTCTTGGTCAGTAAGATCACCCAAAGGATTTGCCAGCTTGGCGTTGGTGTTGGAAATGAGATCGACTTTGTGAGACTCTTTGCGGCCCAAGGCGTTCCCAGTGGCCTTCTTAGGGTGCCCCTCGCTAGAGGCGTCGTCGTTTGAGATAGGAGGGATTACAGGCTTCTCGCTAGTCCCGCCTTCAACATGCTGGGAGACAGGCTTGCCTTCAGTCATAGCTGCCGTGAGAGGGTACCTGGATCTCTGTTTGTACCCATGGCCTGAAGAGGCCTGGGTGATGCGGTCGCCATTGGACATGGCGGATGATAGATGGTTGTTGGTCGAATGAGGATAGGGAAAATGTCAAAAGATAAAGTTGATGGGTGTTGGCTACGATCAACTATGGATCACCTTTGAATGAAATAGATGACGAGACAAATGGGCATATAAAATAtacgaggagaagggggatGCAAAGCTTATATAGCGCTGGCTAGGTGGGTGATACAGTATGCCAGCCTTTCCGATCTGAGTGGATAACCCCTTGTCATGTTCCTGCCGCCACAGGTCATCATGAcggggaaaagggaaagggaagcgAGGATGCCGCATCTAACCGCGACATGCATTCTCTATGAACTGACTGAAAAGGAACGAATAATAACGAGATAAAACAATTATCTGAAGACCCTCTCATAGCGCGGGGCTCGAGGGTCCCACATAGGGCCCTTGGAGGGGGCGCCAACTTGGCTGGCTCTGTGACGTCACCAGGGTCCATTAAAAGTTCAGGGTCGCTTGTGTGGTTTGTCCACATGGCAACTACCGTCGGCAATTATTTGAAATTTGATTCCAAGCGGCAAATGCATCTTGGCCAAGTGGAAATCCGAGAAATGGGAACGcgcaagaaggaagaaggaagaaggaagatcagaaggaagatggggagAATGGATGAGGCTGATCAAAGGAGGTGACCCTCTCGCCCGCCAGAATGCAGTATGGCATCCTTGCTTATCTCACAGCAAGGGCCAGTATGTTCCCATTTTTTGGATGGGAGTGGGATGAGGGACGATCACAAAGGGCAAAACACACAACTTCATGTACCTTCACCGATGTTCCTCATCGGACCAACACTGGCTCGTTTCAAATTGTTGGCAATACATCTTCTATCGTCCGTCGGGTTACCATTTATTTACCAGTTTCATCCACTTTCCGATCATCAGCCTAGAAAGCGAACTAGGGGGAAAGTCAAGAAGACACGAAAAGGAAACAAACAACACGGACTACGAAAGAACCACAGACCACGGCGGTGAGCGAGGAGACACATGTCTGGAAATAAGATTCCGAATGCATCCGTCTCTCTTCGTCTGTGCCAGTCTGcgtccttgccatccgTTGTCTATTGCCTACGCACCTTATTGCCCTTTCGTCTCTGTACAATGTATACAAACAAACACACATAAAGCAGATTACAGACTAGAGGTCAAAGATAGAGAAAGATGACTTCAGTTTCTCCTCATGTCCGTCATGTTCATTCATGGACTTCTTGCAGTCCAAGACTGAGGCCGGTATTATACAGCCTAACAACGTCCGAAAGCTGGATGCAAGAATCAAAATTCTGGATCTATTTAGTGCAGAATAGTGCAGGAAAAGGCAGAGACCGCTTCCGAGTACCATTCTGGCGGCCAAGGAATATAGTGACGTAAAGACAAAAAGTTTTCCACCCTATTATTACTGTCCCCCTGAAAGACTTATGGCCCACTGGTCCATTACCGAATGCAGAGATTGCCAAGTAATAAaaatggttgatatgcgATGCGTCCTGAGAtctggaagagatgaaccTTAATAATGGTTTGGCCATTGTACATGTGCATTTCACAACATTTCGACTACTGTTACTAGGCTCGGCCGATgatccttccctttttaTAATCAAATTAGTTTGACCATTGTGCTCATCATATACCTGTGCTCAATAGTTAATAGTAGTAAATGAAACCATGGAATGACATTCTCTTCTGTCATGTGAAGACTGTACACACAGAGGGATTACAAtcgaagaaaaaaaagtacAGGGTGGAAGGCAAGCAAAAAATTGCGGCGTGGTCACGACTTTTCTTCGCGATTCGTGATAAGGTTAAGCATAAAAGATTAAGCAGCAAGATAACTGC
Proteins encoded:
- a CDS encoding WD-repeat protein, producing the protein MSSGGQTNAAGPSRQHSLTAESRSLTTARQKEKAPQLEDVVLEEGLFEQEIDLLIGQYLEARGASKAARIWDEQVLGRSANGSTRKEHIEDVERAILDGDWGSIENLIARPGLLRIQTQKAFLYLVYRQQFLEHVENRESQKAFNLLQKRLKALEHYQPVPYDFYSLSYLTSASTVHDAPTFRDWAGVGPERDRLVGVWKELMDAERDGGVDERRYIPPDRLRTLLKQAAAWQVGRVGKRTDDIVKIPTLLQDYRPLEIPSKLLHLIEGHLANVKCVDLIGSTAQYVVSGSSDCTLRVVSTEDGSLSHILSGHSSRVWSCASSPSGETIASSSGDGTIRLWSASKGDCLGVLVGDGGDVYNVRWRPNREDQVVSASYDRILRSWDIETGKQLRTFSGHSQSTLAIAYDSTGNTIASGSKDKHVRLWDAVGGVCTNTMTDCLGEIASVEFDNEGKYLLVGCKDNSNRLWDLRMQRSVYRYTGHQNTSKNLVRCSFACDTSLVISGSEDGSVYIWDRESNSNDRLSNSLVPSTRHNELLAPERKGSGSDLTDFNIHASSPAYYPPRDGIRNRTSFARRGEITVRPSKVLMGHGEGAVFEVRWKEGKMVSAGEDGSVGVWGVEAN
- a CDS encoding D-xylose-proton symporter; amino-acid sequence: MSNGDRITQASSGHGYKQRSRYPLTAAMTEGKPVSQHVEGGTSEKPVIPPISNDDASSEGHPKKATGNALGRKESHKVDLISNTNAKLANPLGDLTDQEVMDNAAAFAAANNLPVEAFRKGGLVAKRPNAFEKMSILTEDDKAKLRREITHPYSQTKTLYNLVIACSVAAAVQGMDESVISGAQLFYPEQFGIGATNPDPRYANNHEWLEGLVNGAPYLCCAVLGCWLTAPLNKYFGRRGTIFITAFFSFITCIWSACMNNWWLLFIARFFLGLGIGPKSATVPVFAAECTPARIRGSLVMQWQVWTAFGIMLGYVADLIFYHVPDTPNITGLNWRLMLGSAGFPALIVMAQVFYLPESPRWLMAKGKYEKAYRSMLRLRGDEILAARDLYYIFVLLEEEAAIVRGRNLFWELFSVGRNRRAMIGSTIVMFGQQFCGVNAIVYYTASIFTSAGFSEISALLASFGFGLINALFAIPGMLTIDKFGRRPLLLVTFPIMSLLLLFTGFCFWIPDKEARVGCVALGIYLYCMAYSPGEGPVPFTYSAEVYPLYIREVGMSLATATTWLFNFIVSLTFPRLLTAFTPQGAFGWYAAWCALLFVLILFFLPESKGYTLEELDQVFSVPTGVHAKYQLWNIKWHFNHYILRSRAPFKPLYHFDDDEEPSSVQQEKHDGQVEHFA